Proteins co-encoded in one Oreochromis aureus strain Israel breed Guangdong linkage group 3, ZZ_aureus, whole genome shotgun sequence genomic window:
- the LOC116309259 gene encoding tetraspanin-5-like isoform X1 — MSGNHYKGHEVSCCIKYFIFGFNILFWLLGMALVGIGLWAWSEKGVLSNISSITDLGGLDPVWLFMVVGAVMFILGFAGCIGALRENTFLLKFFSVFLGIIFFLELTTGVLAFVFKDWIKDQLNLFINNNIRAYRDDIDLQNLIDFTQEYWECCGAFGADDWNLNIYFNCTDGNPSREKCGVPFSCCTKDPAEDVINTQCGYDVRAKPDSEQKDHINVKGCVPQFEKWLQDNLTLVAGIFIGVALLQIFGICLAQNLVSDIEAVRASWVPPPLSMRRLPPYSSKKASAYYS; from the exons ATGTCGGGGAATCATTACAAAGGCCACGAAGTCAGCTGCTGCATCAAATACTTCATCTTTGGATTCAACATCCTGTTCTGG CTGCTGGGCATGGCCTTAGTGGGAATCGGACTGTGGGCGTGGAGCGAGAAG GGGGTCCTGTCCAACATCTCATCTATCACAGACCTGGGGGGTCTGGACCCAGTCTGGCTCTTCATGGTGGTTGGGGCGGTTATGTTCATCCTGGGCTTTGCCGGATGCATCGGAGCGCTGCGGGAAAACACGTTTCTACTGAAGTTT TTCTCGGTGTTCCTTGGAATCATCTTCTTCCTGGAGTTAACGACGGGAGTTCTGGCGTTTGTCTTTAAGGACTGGATTAAAGACCAGCTCAACCTGttcatcaacaacaacatccgGGCGTATCGGGACGACATCGACCTGCAGAACCTCATCGATTTCACTCAGGAATAT TGGGAGTGCTGTGGTGCTTTCGGAGCAGATGACTGGAACCTGAACATCTATTTTAACTGCACTGATGGAAATCCCAGTCGGGAAAAGTGCGGCGTTCCCTTCTCCTGCTGCACCAAGGACCCAGCG GAGGATGTGATCAACACTCAGTGTGGCTACGACGTTCGAGCCAAACCA GACTCAGAGCAGAAGGACCACATCAACGTTAAAGGCTGCGTGCCCCAGTTTGAGAAGTGGCTGCAGGACAACCTCACGCTGGTGGCTGGGATCTTCATCGGAGTTGCGCTCCTGCAG ATTTTTGGAATTTGTTTGGCTCAGAACTTAGTGAGCGACATCGAGGCTGTGCGGGCGAGCTG GGTGCCCCCCCCTCTCTCCATGCGCCGACTCCCACCATACTCCAGCAAGAAAGCGTCGGCTTACTACTCGTGa
- the LOC116309259 gene encoding tetraspanin-5-like isoform X3, giving the protein MSGNHYKGHEVSCCIKYFIFGFNILFWLLGMALVGIGLWAWSEKGVLSNISSITDLGGLDPVWLFMVVGAVMFILGFAGCIGALRENTFLLKFFSVFLGIIFFLELTTGVLAFVFKDWIKDQLNLFINNNIRAYRDDIDLQNLIDFTQEYWECCGAFGADDWNLNIYFNCTDGNPSREKCGVPFSCCTKDPAEDVINTQCGYDVRAKPDSEQKDHINVKGCVPQFEKWLQDNLTLVAGIFIGVALLQIFGICLAQNLVSDIEAVRASCFFT; this is encoded by the exons ATGTCGGGGAATCATTACAAAGGCCACGAAGTCAGCTGCTGCATCAAATACTTCATCTTTGGATTCAACATCCTGTTCTGG CTGCTGGGCATGGCCTTAGTGGGAATCGGACTGTGGGCGTGGAGCGAGAAG GGGGTCCTGTCCAACATCTCATCTATCACAGACCTGGGGGGTCTGGACCCAGTCTGGCTCTTCATGGTGGTTGGGGCGGTTATGTTCATCCTGGGCTTTGCCGGATGCATCGGAGCGCTGCGGGAAAACACGTTTCTACTGAAGTTT TTCTCGGTGTTCCTTGGAATCATCTTCTTCCTGGAGTTAACGACGGGAGTTCTGGCGTTTGTCTTTAAGGACTGGATTAAAGACCAGCTCAACCTGttcatcaacaacaacatccgGGCGTATCGGGACGACATCGACCTGCAGAACCTCATCGATTTCACTCAGGAATAT TGGGAGTGCTGTGGTGCTTTCGGAGCAGATGACTGGAACCTGAACATCTATTTTAACTGCACTGATGGAAATCCCAGTCGGGAAAAGTGCGGCGTTCCCTTCTCCTGCTGCACCAAGGACCCAGCG GAGGATGTGATCAACACTCAGTGTGGCTACGACGTTCGAGCCAAACCA GACTCAGAGCAGAAGGACCACATCAACGTTAAAGGCTGCGTGCCCCAGTTTGAGAAGTGGCTGCAGGACAACCTCACGCTGGTGGCTGGGATCTTCATCGGAGTTGCGCTCCTGCAG ATTTTTGGAATTTGTTTGGCTCAGAACTTAGTGAGCGACATCGAGGCTGTGCGGGCGAGCTG
- the LOC116309259 gene encoding tetraspanin-5-like isoform X2: protein MSGNHYKGHEVSCCIKYFIFGFNILFWGVLSNISSITDLGGLDPVWLFMVVGAVMFILGFAGCIGALRENTFLLKFFSVFLGIIFFLELTTGVLAFVFKDWIKDQLNLFINNNIRAYRDDIDLQNLIDFTQEYWECCGAFGADDWNLNIYFNCTDGNPSREKCGVPFSCCTKDPAEDVINTQCGYDVRAKPDSEQKDHINVKGCVPQFEKWLQDNLTLVAGIFIGVALLQIFGICLAQNLVSDIEAVRASWVPPPLSMRRLPPYSSKKASAYYS from the exons ATGTCGGGGAATCATTACAAAGGCCACGAAGTCAGCTGCTGCATCAAATACTTCATCTTTGGATTCAACATCCTGTTCTGG GGGGTCCTGTCCAACATCTCATCTATCACAGACCTGGGGGGTCTGGACCCAGTCTGGCTCTTCATGGTGGTTGGGGCGGTTATGTTCATCCTGGGCTTTGCCGGATGCATCGGAGCGCTGCGGGAAAACACGTTTCTACTGAAGTTT TTCTCGGTGTTCCTTGGAATCATCTTCTTCCTGGAGTTAACGACGGGAGTTCTGGCGTTTGTCTTTAAGGACTGGATTAAAGACCAGCTCAACCTGttcatcaacaacaacatccgGGCGTATCGGGACGACATCGACCTGCAGAACCTCATCGATTTCACTCAGGAATAT TGGGAGTGCTGTGGTGCTTTCGGAGCAGATGACTGGAACCTGAACATCTATTTTAACTGCACTGATGGAAATCCCAGTCGGGAAAAGTGCGGCGTTCCCTTCTCCTGCTGCACCAAGGACCCAGCG GAGGATGTGATCAACACTCAGTGTGGCTACGACGTTCGAGCCAAACCA GACTCAGAGCAGAAGGACCACATCAACGTTAAAGGCTGCGTGCCCCAGTTTGAGAAGTGGCTGCAGGACAACCTCACGCTGGTGGCTGGGATCTTCATCGGAGTTGCGCTCCTGCAG ATTTTTGGAATTTGTTTGGCTCAGAACTTAGTGAGCGACATCGAGGCTGTGCGGGCGAGCTG GGTGCCCCCCCCTCTCTCCATGCGCCGACTCCCACCATACTCCAGCAAGAAAGCGTCGGCTTACTACTCGTGa
- the frem1a gene encoding FRAS1-related extracellular matrix protein 1a isoform X3 translates to MGSPVQLLAWMCLPLLLVVHCASHGSLVKVNKGLKVKRGQSAYLHVEDLQFHIPHQKDSCKLEVVMNEPITQRVGKLLPQVFDCDYLADEVKYVHNGCPLLKEDTVKLRLYRFTETETYMEVFSIHVEIMEPECTIIRLGPKSLEVPEFYSLSNAVDGNVVSFHYERRSSLECSIHLNSHDTHLPTHGQLVTGEPEEAVRRGDEPETFIHLRQQLDNKARAMCKSEDCLKGLKLVRFTTVSCEDFLVMGLRYQHTDPPSPQVDYIAVRLDLKDTRSGSIYQSEQAWIPVQITGATPNQPPKPAYMSMFILEVDQFILTPLSTATLDAEDEETPKQLLVFNITTAPQDGFITHLSDHTRPVSSFTWLDLNDMLVGYQPANFSHNQRRNYEVEFEVHDFYFEKSPTLTVHMSVRTADTNAPRVSWNMGLSLLEGQSRPITWEQLQIVDNDNLDAVRIITVDGLQHGRLTVRGGKGFMFTVNDIKGGVVCYHHDDSDSTKDFIIFRITDGHHQTRHKFPIKILPKDDTPPFLITNMLLEVPEGHTALLRGSTLQASDMDSSDDYILFNITRPPQSGEVMKIPGPGKTGYPVSHFLQKDLSQSKVYYRHLGHEVSDDWFEVVLSDFHDPPNLSEAQVVMVHVEPVPDKPPKEVPGSSRCLVLKETDVVHITRQQLHFADPQSADRELTFTVTTPPFYSRPHSNPDAGRLFLVDSIPKFTKDANAPMLKVFTQHAVNFMKVAYMPPIMDIGQYSQQIQFVLSVTNHLGKTVTGICFNITVEPVDNQPPQVVTKPLTVDEGGERRLGPEHVLLSDQDSSEEALRVELQREPQHGALHLGGLLMKPGQSFTLQDLKSHKVRYSHDSSETTQDNIEFTATDGTSSVIFVLQVMVKPINDEVPVVGAGLKPGLSCAEGQEVVITTEYIYATDRDSDNSSLSFLIVQQPHHGVVLRKGAAVDRFIQADITAGIITYKHSEVEIGLSPRHDTITFVISDGETETLALCCSGGSPVRVSSTAHLRQTLPVYDLQITVFPVDSQPPTLETPDIFKVNEGGTAPITAAHLKASDMDTVLDELVISLTSPPQFGYIENVLPTPGFEKSNTGVSIVQTSEGGANS, encoded by the exons ATGGGCTCACCTGTTCAGCTCCTGGCCTGGATGTGTCTTCCTCTGCTCTTGGTTGTGCACTGTGCATCACATGGTTCCCTTGTTAAAGTCAACAAGGGTTTAAAAGTGAAACGAGGCCAATCGGCCTACCTTCACGTGGAGGACTTGCAGTTCCACATTCCCCATCAGAAGGATTCGTGCAAGTTGGAGGTGGTGATGAACGAGCCCATAACTCAGCGAGTAGGAAAACTGCTGCCTCAG GTGTTTGATTGTGATTATCTGGCCGATGAAGTAAAGTATGTCCACAACGGCTGCCCGTTGTTGAAAGAAGACACTGTCAAGCTTCGCCTGTACAG gttcacagagacagagacataCATGGAGGTCTTTTCCATCCATGTAGAAATTATGGAGCCTGAGTGCACCATCATTAGGTTGGGGCCAAAATCCCTGGAGGTTCCTGAGTTCTACAGCCTCTCGAATGCTGTGGATGGAAATGTGGTCTCCTTCCACTATGAAAGGAGGTCAAGCTTGGAATGTAGCATCCATCTGAATAGCCATGACACCCATCTGCCAACCCACGGGCAGCTGGTCACAGGGGAACCAGAGGAAGCCGTCAGGAGAGGGGATGAGCCGGAGACATTCATCCATTTGCGTCAGCAGCTGG ACAACAAAGCCAGAGCAATGTGTAAATCTGAAGACTGCCTGAAGGGTCTGAAGCTGGTGAGGTTTACCACAGTTTCCTGTGAGGACTTCCTGGTGATGGGGCTGAGGTACCAGCACACAGACCCTCCATCTCCACAGGTAGATTACATTGCAGTCAGACTGGATCTGAAGGACACCAGGAGTGGCAGCATATATCAG TCTGAACAGGCCTGGATCCCAGTGCAGATCACTGGTGCAACGCCCAACCAGCCCCCCAAACCAGCctacatgtccatgtttattctGGAAGTAGATCAGTTCATCCTTACTCCGCTCTCCACTGCTACGCTGGATGCTGAAGACGAAGAAACTCCCAAACAgcttttagtgtttaacatCACGACAGCTCCTCAGGACGGCTTCATCACCCATCTGTCTGACCACACTCGCCCAGTCTCCTCCTTCACGTGGCTTGATCTCAACGACATGCTCGTTGGATATCAACCTGCTAACTTCTCACATAACCAACGTAGGAACTATGAG GTGGAGTTTGAAGTTCATGACTTTTACTTTGAGAAGAGCCCGACACTAACTGTTCACATGTCTGTGAGGACTGCAGATACAAACGCTCCCAGGGTGTCCTGGAACATGG GTCTCAGCCTGTTAGAGGGTCAGTCTCGTCCAATAACATGGGAACAGCTTCAGATTGTGGACAACGACAACCTGGACGCCGTTCGTATCATAACTGTGGACGGCCTGCAGCATGGACGGCTAACAGTCAGAG GTGGAAAGGGCTTCATGTTTACTGTCAATGACATAAAAGGGGGAGTGGTCTGCTATCACCATGACGACAGTGACTCCACCAAAGACTTCATAATCTTTCGCATCACTGACGGTCATCATCAGACCCGACACAAGTTCCCCATCAAGATCCTCCCCAAGGATGACACGCCTCCTTTTCTTATCACCAACATGCTGCTGGAGGTCCCTGAGGGCCACACAGCTCTGCTGAGAGGCTCCACCCTTCAGGCCTCTGACATGGACTCCAGTGATGACTACATCCTCTTTAACATTACCCGCCCCCCTCAATCAGGGGAGGTTATGAAAATTCCTGGACCAGGGAAAACAG GTTACCCTGTCAGCCACTTTCTGCAGAAGGACCTGTCTCAGTCAAAGGTTTACTATCGTCATCTTGGACATGAGGTGTCTGATGATTGGTTTGAGGTGGTACTGTCTGATTTCCATGACCCACCCAACCTATCAGAGGCTCAG GTGGTGATGGTGCACGTCGAGCCGGTTCCAGACAAACCACCTAAAGAGGTTCCAGGTTCCAGTCGGTGTCTTGTGCTGAAAGAAACAGACGTAGTCCACATCACACGGCAGCAGCTTCACTTTGCAGACCCGCAGTCAGCTGACAGAGAGCTGACGTTTACTGTGACTACTCCACCTTTTTACTCTCGTCCCCACAG CAATCCGGATGCAGGGAGGCTGTTTCTGGTCGACAGCATACCCAAATTTACCAAAGACGCCAACGCGCCAATGCTGAAGGTCTTCACTCAG CATGCAGTAAACTTCATGAAAGTAGCCTACATGCCTCCAATCATGGACATCGGCCAGTACTCCCAGCAAATCCAGTTTGTTCTCTCTGTAACCAACCATCTAGGTAAAACAGTCACTGGGATCTGCTTTAACATCACCGTAGAGCCAGTGGACAACCAGCCGCCACAG GTTGTTACCAAGCCTCTGACCGTAGATGAGGGAGGGGAGCGCAGGCTTGGCCCTGAACACGTGCTGCTGTCGGATCAGGACTCTTCAGAAGAAGCTCTGCGGGTGGAGCTGCAGAGGGAACCACAGCATGGGGCTCTGCATCTCGGTGGCCTCCTGATGAAACCAGGACAAAGCTTCACTCTGCAAGATCTGAAAAGCCACAAAGTTAG GTACAGTCATGACAGCTCAGAAACTACACAGGACAACATTGAATTCACTGCAACAGACGGGACCAGTTCAGTTATTTTTGTCTTGCAAGTGATG GTGAAGCCCATCAATGATGAGGTCCCAGTAGTCGGTGCAGGTTTGAAACCAGGTCTCAGCTGTGCAGAGGGGCAGGAAGTAGTCATCACCACAGAGTACATCTATGCCACTGATAGAGACAGCGACAACAGCAGCCTGTCCTTCCTAATTGTGCAGCAGCCGCATCACGGTGTGGTACTGAGAAAAGGTGCAGCGGTGGACCGCTTCATCCAGGCAGACATCACTGCAGGGATCATCACATATAAACACTCAG AAGTAGAGATTGGACTCAGTCCTCGCCATGACACCATCACCTTTGTCATTTCTGATGGAGAGACGGAGACGCTGGCTTTATGCTGCAGTGGAGGGAGTCCCGTCAGGGTCAGCAGCACTGCTCATCTGAGGCAGACTCTACCCGTGTACGACCTCCAGATCACCGTGTTTCCTGTTGACAGCCAACCACCTACGCTAGAAACAC CAGACATCTTTAAAGTGAATGAAGGTGGGACGGCCCCGATTACTGCGGCTCACCTGAAAGCCTCTGACATGGACACAGTGCTGGACGAGCTGGTCATCAGTCTGACCTCCCCGCCTCAGTTTGGCTACATTGAAAATGTCCTCCCCACTCCTGGTTTTGAGAAAAGCAACACCGGAGTGAGCATAG TCCAGACATCAGAGGGTGGAGCCAACAGCTGA
- the frem1a gene encoding FRAS1-related extracellular matrix protein 1a isoform X4, with the protein MGSPVQLLAWMCLPLLLVVHCASHGSLVKVNKGLKVKRGQSAYLHVEDLQFHIPHQKDSCKLEVVMNEPITQRVGKLLPQVFDCDYLADEVKYVHNGCPLLKEDTVKLRLYRFTETETYMEVFSIHVEIMEPECTIIRLGPKSLEVPEFYSLSNAVDGNVVSFHYERRSSLECSIHLNSHDTHLPTHGQLVTGEPEEAVRRGDEPETFIHLRQQLDNKARAMCKSEDCLKGLKLVRFTTVSCEDFLVMGLRYQHTDPPSPQVDYIAVRLDLKDTRSGSIYQSEQAWIPVQITGATPNQPPKPAYMSMFILEVDQFILTPLSTATLDAEDEETPKQLLVFNITTAPQDGFITHLSDHTRPVSSFTWLDLNDMLVGYQPANFSHNQRRNYEVEFEVHDFYFEKSPTLTVHMSVRTADTNAPRVSWNMGLSLLEGQSRPITWEQLQIVDNDNLDAVRIITVDGLQHGRLTVRGGKGFMFTVNDIKGGVVCYHHDDSDSTKDFIIFRITDGHHQTRHKFPIKILPKDDTPPFLITNMLLEVPEGHTALLRGSTLQASDMDSSDDYILFNITRPPQSGEVMKIPGPGKTGYPVSHFLQKDLSQSKVYYRHLGHEVSDDWFEVVLSDFHDPPNLSEAQVVMVHVEPVPDKPPKEVPGSSRCLVLKETDVVHITRQQLHFADPQSADRELTFTVTTPPFYSRPHSNPDAGRLFLVDSIPKFTKDANAPMLKVFTQVKQSLGSALTSP; encoded by the exons ATGGGCTCACCTGTTCAGCTCCTGGCCTGGATGTGTCTTCCTCTGCTCTTGGTTGTGCACTGTGCATCACATGGTTCCCTTGTTAAAGTCAACAAGGGTTTAAAAGTGAAACGAGGCCAATCGGCCTACCTTCACGTGGAGGACTTGCAGTTCCACATTCCCCATCAGAAGGATTCGTGCAAGTTGGAGGTGGTGATGAACGAGCCCATAACTCAGCGAGTAGGAAAACTGCTGCCTCAG GTGTTTGATTGTGATTATCTGGCCGATGAAGTAAAGTATGTCCACAACGGCTGCCCGTTGTTGAAAGAAGACACTGTCAAGCTTCGCCTGTACAG gttcacagagacagagacataCATGGAGGTCTTTTCCATCCATGTAGAAATTATGGAGCCTGAGTGCACCATCATTAGGTTGGGGCCAAAATCCCTGGAGGTTCCTGAGTTCTACAGCCTCTCGAATGCTGTGGATGGAAATGTGGTCTCCTTCCACTATGAAAGGAGGTCAAGCTTGGAATGTAGCATCCATCTGAATAGCCATGACACCCATCTGCCAACCCACGGGCAGCTGGTCACAGGGGAACCAGAGGAAGCCGTCAGGAGAGGGGATGAGCCGGAGACATTCATCCATTTGCGTCAGCAGCTGG ACAACAAAGCCAGAGCAATGTGTAAATCTGAAGACTGCCTGAAGGGTCTGAAGCTGGTGAGGTTTACCACAGTTTCCTGTGAGGACTTCCTGGTGATGGGGCTGAGGTACCAGCACACAGACCCTCCATCTCCACAGGTAGATTACATTGCAGTCAGACTGGATCTGAAGGACACCAGGAGTGGCAGCATATATCAG TCTGAACAGGCCTGGATCCCAGTGCAGATCACTGGTGCAACGCCCAACCAGCCCCCCAAACCAGCctacatgtccatgtttattctGGAAGTAGATCAGTTCATCCTTACTCCGCTCTCCACTGCTACGCTGGATGCTGAAGACGAAGAAACTCCCAAACAgcttttagtgtttaacatCACGACAGCTCCTCAGGACGGCTTCATCACCCATCTGTCTGACCACACTCGCCCAGTCTCCTCCTTCACGTGGCTTGATCTCAACGACATGCTCGTTGGATATCAACCTGCTAACTTCTCACATAACCAACGTAGGAACTATGAG GTGGAGTTTGAAGTTCATGACTTTTACTTTGAGAAGAGCCCGACACTAACTGTTCACATGTCTGTGAGGACTGCAGATACAAACGCTCCCAGGGTGTCCTGGAACATGG GTCTCAGCCTGTTAGAGGGTCAGTCTCGTCCAATAACATGGGAACAGCTTCAGATTGTGGACAACGACAACCTGGACGCCGTTCGTATCATAACTGTGGACGGCCTGCAGCATGGACGGCTAACAGTCAGAG GTGGAAAGGGCTTCATGTTTACTGTCAATGACATAAAAGGGGGAGTGGTCTGCTATCACCATGACGACAGTGACTCCACCAAAGACTTCATAATCTTTCGCATCACTGACGGTCATCATCAGACCCGACACAAGTTCCCCATCAAGATCCTCCCCAAGGATGACACGCCTCCTTTTCTTATCACCAACATGCTGCTGGAGGTCCCTGAGGGCCACACAGCTCTGCTGAGAGGCTCCACCCTTCAGGCCTCTGACATGGACTCCAGTGATGACTACATCCTCTTTAACATTACCCGCCCCCCTCAATCAGGGGAGGTTATGAAAATTCCTGGACCAGGGAAAACAG GTTACCCTGTCAGCCACTTTCTGCAGAAGGACCTGTCTCAGTCAAAGGTTTACTATCGTCATCTTGGACATGAGGTGTCTGATGATTGGTTTGAGGTGGTACTGTCTGATTTCCATGACCCACCCAACCTATCAGAGGCTCAG GTGGTGATGGTGCACGTCGAGCCGGTTCCAGACAAACCACCTAAAGAGGTTCCAGGTTCCAGTCGGTGTCTTGTGCTGAAAGAAACAGACGTAGTCCACATCACACGGCAGCAGCTTCACTTTGCAGACCCGCAGTCAGCTGACAGAGAGCTGACGTTTACTGTGACTACTCCACCTTTTTACTCTCGTCCCCACAG CAATCCGGATGCAGGGAGGCTGTTTCTGGTCGACAGCATACCCAAATTTACCAAAGACGCCAACGCGCCAATGCTGAAGGTCTTCACTCAG GTAAAACAGTCACTGGGATCTGCTTTAACATCACCGTAG